In one Alnus glutinosa chromosome 12, dhAlnGlut1.1, whole genome shotgun sequence genomic region, the following are encoded:
- the LOC133851497 gene encoding uncharacterized protein LOC133851497 encodes MVTKTEETQLSNLESQVDNGGGGAWEYLCLVRKLKVRRSEKVLKHGLSILNNPKKRSSLGSDEWTLYDQVAIAAMDCQCLDVAKDCLKVLHKKFPESKRVGRLEALLFEAKGSWEEAEKAYSSLLEDNPLDQTIHKRRVAMAKAQGNMTGAIEWLNKYLEIFMADHDAWRELAEIYVSLQMYKQAAFCYEELILSQPMVPQYHLAYADVLYTLGGLENVQTAKKYYASTIDLTGGKNTRALFGICLCSAAIGQLTKGRNKDDKESPELQSLVATALERDYKQRAPGKLSLLTTALKSLKVSL; translated from the exons ATGGTGACCAAGACAGAGGAGACCCAGTTGAGCAATCTGGAGAGCCAGGTGGACAATGGAGGAGGAGGGGCTTGGGAGTACCTCTGCCTCGTCAGGAAGCTCAAGGTCCGGCGCTCTGAGAAGGTTCTGAAGCACGGGTTATCGATTCTCAACAACCCCAAAAAGCGATCCAGCCTCGGCTCGGATG AATGGACTTTGTATGACCAAGTGGCAATTGCAGCCATGGACTGCCAATGTCTTGATGTTGCAAAG GATTGCTTAAAGGTTCTACATAAGAAATTTCCAGAGAGTAAAAGGGTTG GCAGGCTGGAGGCATTGTTGTTTGAAGCAAAGGGATCCTGGGAAGAGGCAGAGAAAGCTTACTCAAGCCTCTTGGAAGATAATCCATTAGATCAA aCAATACATAAGAGGAGGGTAGCGATGGCGAAAGCACAAGGAAATATGACTGGGGCCATTGAATGGCTCAACAAATATCTTGAAAT ATTTATGGCTGATCACGATGCCTGGAGAGAACTGGCTGAAATATATGTCTCCTTGCAAAT GTACAAGCAAGCGGCATTTTGCTATGAGGAGTTAATATTGTCTCAACCAATGGTTCCCCAGTACCACTTAGCCTATGCTGAT GTGCTTTATACACTTGGTGGACTAGAAAACGTTCAGACTGCAAAAAAATACTATGCCTCCACCATAGACTTGACTGGAGGCAAAAATACCAGAGCACTTTTTGGTATCTGCCTg TGTTCTGCTGCCATAGGACAGCTTACTAAGGGGCGGAACAAGGACGACAAGGAAAGCCCGGAGCTACAATCTCTGGTAGCAACAGCATTGGAGAGAGACTACAAGCAGAGAGCACCTGGGAAGCTGTCTCTGCTTACCACTGCCCTAAAAAGCTTGAAAGTTTCATTGTAA